A part of Streptomyces sp. NBC_01451 genomic DNA contains:
- a CDS encoding FadR/GntR family transcriptional regulator yields the protein MAEAARAAEAATTPVPSPRRVGRQVRVPKTAELVATHLRRQIVRGEINPGDALPPESGLMEQFGISRPTLREAFRVLESESLITVRRGAHGGARVSAPDSDVAARYAGLILEYRGATHGDIHRAAALIEPPCARQLAIRHTSEDITRLRDAVAAEKATLDDPLGLVDAQDAFHALLIELTGNQTLILLCSMLRNIIGRANAAYAVGATDAKAQKAQALKGHRAHVRLVGLIEAGKADEAERLWQRHISSADDVVNAGGPKTVLELTD from the coding sequence GTGGCCGAGGCAGCCCGTGCAGCAGAAGCGGCGACCACGCCCGTCCCGTCCCCCCGCCGCGTCGGACGCCAGGTGCGGGTACCGAAGACCGCCGAACTGGTCGCCACGCATCTGCGCCGCCAGATCGTCCGGGGCGAGATCAACCCCGGCGACGCGCTGCCGCCGGAGTCGGGCCTGATGGAGCAGTTCGGCATCTCGCGGCCGACCCTGCGCGAGGCGTTCCGCGTGCTGGAGTCGGAGTCCCTGATCACGGTGCGCCGCGGCGCCCACGGCGGCGCCCGGGTGAGCGCACCGGACTCGGACGTGGCCGCCCGCTACGCCGGCCTGATCCTCGAATACCGCGGCGCCACACACGGGGACATCCACCGCGCCGCCGCCCTCATCGAGCCGCCCTGTGCCCGGCAGCTCGCCATCAGGCACACCTCGGAGGACATCACCCGGCTGCGTGACGCCGTGGCGGCCGAGAAGGCCACCCTGGACGATCCGCTCGGCCTGGTCGACGCGCAGGACGCCTTCCACGCCCTCCTGATCGAGCTCACCGGCAACCAGACCCTGATCCTGCTGTGCAGCATGCTCCGCAACATCATCGGCCGGGCGAACGCCGCGTACGCCGTGGGCGCCACCGATGCCAAGGCGCAGAAGGCCCAGGCGCTCAAGGGACATCGCGCGCACGTGCGACTGGTCGGCCTGATCGAGGCCGGGAAAGCGGACGAGGCCGAGAGGCTCTGGCAGCGGCACATCTCCAGCGCCGACGACGTCGTCAACGCCGGCGGGCCCAAGACGGTCCTCGAACTCACCGACTGA
- a CDS encoding DeoR/GlpR family DNA-binding transcription regulator, translated as MLEFGEFASMVCRMLPDRRHQLILRVLRTDGPTSVVALAEKVGASEATIRRDLAQLEDEGLLKRVYGGAAPVVGEDDPFADVAGERVEAKDALAAWCANLVRDGESVLLDIGTTAHRVARHLHGRSLTVITSNLAVYEELQDDKDVQLILLGGVVRRDYRSLVGFLTEDNLRQVHADRLFLGTSGIRPDGQVLDTTAVEVPVKRAMIAASAQVVLVADAGKFPGTGMARVCGPEELDIVVTNAPGEEKTCDRLREAGVEVVEV; from the coding sequence TTGCTTGAGTTTGGAGAGTTCGCGAGTATGGTCTGCCGCATGCTCCCTGACCGAAGACATCAGCTGATCCTGCGCGTCCTGCGCACGGACGGGCCCACGTCGGTGGTCGCCCTGGCCGAGAAGGTCGGGGCGAGTGAGGCCACCATCAGGCGCGACCTGGCGCAACTTGAGGACGAGGGACTGCTCAAGAGGGTCTACGGAGGCGCCGCCCCCGTCGTGGGCGAGGACGATCCGTTCGCCGACGTGGCAGGCGAACGGGTCGAGGCGAAGGACGCGCTGGCCGCCTGGTGCGCAAACCTCGTCAGGGACGGCGAGTCCGTGCTGCTCGACATTGGCACCACCGCTCATCGCGTGGCCCGCCACCTGCACGGCCGATCCCTGACCGTGATCACCAGCAACCTGGCCGTATACGAGGAGCTTCAGGACGACAAGGACGTCCAGTTGATCCTGCTGGGCGGCGTGGTGCGGCGCGACTACCGTTCGCTGGTCGGATTCCTCACCGAGGACAACCTGCGGCAGGTCCACGCCGACCGACTGTTCCTCGGCACCAGCGGAATTCGCCCCGACGGTCAGGTGCTGGACACCACCGCCGTCGAGGTGCCCGTCAAGCGGGCGATGATCGCGGCCAGCGCCCAGGTGGTACTGGTCGCGGACGCGGGCAAGTTCCCCGGCACCGGAATGGCCCGGGTGTGCGGTCCGGAGGAGCTCGACATCGTGGTGACCAACGCCCCCGGGGAGGAGAAGACCTGCGATCGACTGCGCGAGGCGGGAGTCGAGGTGGTCGAAGTGTGA
- a CDS encoding extracellular solute-binding protein, with translation MDLSRRRFLQAAALTAAAAGATAACGGGSGSSGSKDSKNLALWYWSGGLSDKVVADAKTHFSDISLKTSVVGGDFKTKLLTGLRAAQSAPDITGVKGEDIASFLPNADRFIDLRTVGADKLVPQYLSWKLKQATTQDGKLIGFPIDIGPCATFYREDLFAKAGLPTDPAKVSAELSTWDDYFKAGVELHKAIPKTYLINNIGSVFSMMVGQGTRRFIDEDNKFIGDQDHIRTAWTTAVKPYTLGIDAKINDNTWNAAISNGALGTEIGAAWHALDISNAAPGTKGNWRVASLPGGPSNLGGSFLAIPATSGNPEEAFKIISWILSPENQARGFTDAALFPTAPAAYKLPALTGGDAFFGGQKTIEIFGPAAEKIPTAYEAPADAAVSAPFFSELTSIEAKGKDPVEAWKDAVSQAKQIAERQGVK, from the coding sequence GTGGACCTTTCCCGCAGACGATTCCTCCAGGCCGCCGCACTGACGGCCGCCGCTGCCGGTGCCACCGCGGCGTGCGGCGGCGGTTCCGGATCGAGCGGCAGCAAGGACAGCAAGAACCTGGCCCTCTGGTACTGGTCGGGCGGCCTGAGCGACAAGGTCGTCGCGGATGCCAAGACGCACTTCTCCGACATCAGCCTCAAGACCTCAGTGGTCGGCGGAGACTTCAAGACCAAGCTGCTCACCGGCCTGAGGGCCGCCCAGTCCGCCCCGGACATCACCGGCGTCAAGGGCGAGGACATCGCGTCCTTCCTGCCGAACGCCGACCGATTCATCGACCTGCGGACCGTCGGCGCCGACAAGCTGGTTCCGCAGTACCTGTCGTGGAAGCTGAAGCAGGCCACCACGCAGGACGGCAAGCTCATCGGCTTCCCGATCGACATCGGCCCGTGTGCCACCTTCTACCGCGAGGACCTCTTCGCGAAGGCGGGGCTGCCCACCGACCCGGCCAAGGTCTCCGCCGAACTGTCCACCTGGGACGACTACTTCAAGGCCGGCGTCGAACTCCACAAGGCGATCCCGAAGACGTACCTGATCAACAACATCGGCTCGGTGTTCTCGATGATGGTCGGCCAGGGAACCCGGCGGTTCATCGACGAGGACAACAAGTTCATCGGCGACCAGGACCACATCCGCACCGCCTGGACCACCGCCGTGAAGCCCTACACCCTCGGTATCGACGCCAAGATCAACGACAACACCTGGAACGCGGCGATCAGCAACGGCGCCCTGGGCACCGAGATAGGAGCCGCCTGGCACGCGCTGGACATCAGCAACGCGGCCCCGGGCACCAAGGGCAACTGGCGGGTGGCGAGCCTGCCGGGAGGGCCGTCCAACCTCGGCGGGTCCTTCCTGGCGATTCCCGCGACCAGCGGGAACCCCGAAGAGGCCTTCAAGATCATCAGCTGGATCCTCAGCCCGGAGAACCAGGCCCGCGGCTTCACCGACGCGGCCCTGTTCCCGACCGCCCCTGCCGCCTACAAGCTGCCTGCGCTGACCGGAGGCGACGCCTTCTTCGGCGGCCAGAAGACCATCGAGATCTTCGGCCCGGCGGCCGAGAAGATCCCCACGGCCTACGAGGCGCCGGCCGACGCGGCGGTCTCCGCCCCCTTCTTCAGCGAGCTGACCAGCATCGAGGCCAAGGGCAAGGACCCCGTCGAGGCCTGGAAGGACGCGGTGAGCCAGGCCAAGCAGATCGCCGAGCGTCAGGGAGTGAAGTGA
- a CDS encoding carbohydrate ABC transporter permease — protein MSAGTRPGPRRRVARHWPQYLAISPYYLIFSVFMLFPVLYTVYLAFQKWDGIGDMHFVGFQQFRFLWDDPIFWLSVRNTLVIWVLSTVPMLCLALVLAVLVNSTKRFTAFYRVALFIPSITSLVAIAIFFGAIFSNNFGLINAILRSLHVSAVPWMSNEWTIKLVIAALMTWQWTGYNAIIYLAGLQAIPSEVYEAARMDGAGPARIFFSITIPLLRPIILFTVVVSTVTGLQSFTEPQVLFGSEAATNPNSGGPGQAGLTTLLYFYHQAFDNNDFGYGAAIVWAFFLLILLIVLVNWRLVQRKERRP, from the coding sequence GTGTCGGCCGGGACCCGGCCCGGGCCGCGGCGACGGGTCGCCAGGCACTGGCCGCAGTACCTGGCCATCTCGCCGTACTACCTGATCTTCTCGGTCTTCATGCTCTTCCCGGTGCTCTACACCGTGTACCTGGCGTTCCAGAAGTGGGACGGCATAGGGGACATGCACTTCGTCGGGTTCCAGCAGTTCCGCTTCCTGTGGGACGACCCGATCTTCTGGCTGTCCGTGCGCAACACCCTGGTCATCTGGGTGCTGTCCACCGTGCCCATGCTCTGCCTCGCGCTGGTCCTCGCGGTGCTGGTGAACTCCACGAAGCGCTTCACGGCCTTCTACCGGGTCGCCCTGTTCATCCCCAGCATCACGTCGCTGGTGGCCATCGCGATCTTCTTCGGCGCGATCTTCAGCAACAACTTCGGCCTGATCAACGCCATCCTGAGGTCGCTGCACGTGTCGGCCGTGCCCTGGATGAGCAACGAGTGGACGATCAAGCTGGTCATCGCGGCGCTGATGACCTGGCAGTGGACCGGTTACAACGCGATCATCTATCTGGCCGGCCTCCAGGCGATCCCCTCGGAGGTCTACGAGGCCGCCCGGATGGACGGCGCGGGCCCGGCCCGGATCTTCTTCTCCATCACGATCCCGCTGCTGCGGCCCATCATCCTGTTCACCGTGGTGGTGTCCACCGTCACCGGTCTGCAGAGCTTCACCGAACCCCAGGTGCTGTTCGGCAGCGAGGCGGCCACCAACCCCAACTCCGGTGGCCCGGGCCAGGCCGGTCTGACCACCTTGCTGTACTTCTACCACCAGGCCTTCGACAACAACGACTTCGGCTACGGCGCCGCCATCGTCTGGGCCTTCTTCCTGCTGATCCTGCTCATCGTCCTCGTCAACTGGCGTCTGGTGCAGCGTAAGGAGCGACGGCCGTGA